In Phaseolus vulgaris cultivar G19833 chromosome 10, P. vulgaris v2.0, whole genome shotgun sequence, a single genomic region encodes these proteins:
- the LOC137814733 gene encoding uncharacterized protein produces the protein MTEQQTLPTKKTLGDYVMYQGPRHFSSIAIPTTTKALEINPDFLTLISAYQFTAIEHEDPYSHLDTFYELVGTIGFQSGDLENVYMRLFSFSLAGKAKEWLKSLPNQSLTSWKDVEENFCKDFFQFLATSKQNIAQLSIFLNGLRFDIKMLLDAAAGGTMMTLDVEQATIIIDALASTDYKAQHDGQDLQNKGLLEDALLAKNKILTQQIEQLTAQMAKLPQQLYVVHSSQSQSQSIRCDFCGGVHPNGHCFYQNNSPEVEDPSMHERMNKVEDALTKIVSAQDNIVRAHENSMAMIRSIEIQMGPLTKQIAEEQSGQFSVNRQTNSKEHCDNVVVEKEEKDETEGKRDEKERSEEEKIKKKSENKERGVFEKDLSYPHSPSKREKERKFFDKLLPKNYFAGNLKQDSTFERFRKNRSYIEEKNIELEDRYNVIIQKGLPKKKFKDPGSFNLPVSIGALLVANALLDLGASVNIIPLAMLKKIGDLEIKPTKMTLKLADQVTKYPYGVVEDVLVKVDKFTLPVDFVVMDMKEDEEVPLILGRPFMKTARIIVDVDKGELQVRTQDEEGKNVYRRMDHRDIPP, from the exons ATGACAGAACAACAAACACTACCTACTAAGAagacacttggagattatgtcatgtaccaaggaccaagacatttttctagtattgcaatacctACTACTACCAAGGCCTTGGAAATAAATCCCgattttctcactctcatcagTGCCTATCAATTTACAGCAATAGAACATGAGGATCCATATTCacatttggatacattttatgaattggtagGAACAATAGGTTTTCAATCAGGTgatcttgaaaatgtttatatgcgcttgttttctttttcattggcaGGAAAGGCTAAGGAATGGCTCAAATCACTTCCAAATCAGAGCCTCACTAGTTGGAAGGATGTAGAGGAAAAtttttgcaaagattttttccaatttctcgctacatcaaagcaaa atattgctcaactgagcatattcCTGAATGGTCTCAGATTTGACAtaaagatgctcctagatgctgCAGCTGGTGGCACAATGATGACCCTTGATGTAGAACAAGCAACAATAATTATTGATGCATTGGCATCAACCGATTATAAAGCCCAACATGATGGACAAGATCTTCAGAATAAAGGGTTGTTAGAAGATGCACTCTTGGCTAAAAATAAGATTCTGACACAGCAGATTGAGCAACTAACtgcacaaatggctaaattgccccaacaattatatgttgttcattCATCTCAAAGCCAAAGTCAGTCAATTAGGTGTGACTTTTGTGGAGGTGttcatcctaatggtcactgTTTTTATCAGAACAATTCACCTGAAGTTGAGGATCCATCTATGCATGAAAGAATGAATAAAGTTGAAGACGCTCTGACAAAGATTGTGAGCGCGCAAGACAATATTGTGAGAGCTCATGAAAATAGCATGGCCATGATTAGGAGTATAGAGATCCAGATGGGACCGCTGACCAAACAAATTGCGGAGGAACAAAGTGGCCAGTTTTCAGTCAATAGGCAAACCAATTCAAAAGAGCATTGCGATAATGTAGTggttgaaaaagaagaaaaagatgagaCAGAGGGGAAGAGAGATGAGAAAGAGAGAAGTGAGgaggaaaaaataaagaagaaaagtgaaaataaggagagaggagtttttgaaaaagatttatcatatcctcattCTCCTTCAAAAAGagagaaggaaagaaaattctttgataaattgctccctaaaaattattttgcaggaaatttgaagcaagattcaacatttgaaagatttcgaaagaataggagctatattgaagaaaaaaatatagagCTGGAGGATAGATACAATGTCATTATTCAAAAAGGCTTgcctaaaaaaaaattcaaggacCCAGGGAGTTTTAACCTTCCCGTGTCTATAGGTGCTTTATTAGTAGCCAATGCTTTATTGGATTTGGGAGCAAGCGTAAATATAATTCCTTTGGCAATGCTGAAGAAAATAGGTGATTTGGAGATTAAACCCACCAAGATGACTTTAAAGTTAGCTGATCAAGTAACCAAGTATCcatatggtgtggttgaagatgttctcGTCAAGGTGGATAAATTCACATTGCCTGTAGATTTTGTTGTGATggacatgaaagaagatgaggaggTTCCCTTGATACTTGGAAGACCCTTTATGAAGACTGCTAGAATCATAGTTGATGTCGACAAAGGAGAACTTCAAGTTAGAACTCAAGATGAGGAG GGGAAGAATGTGTACAGAAGGATGGATCACAGAGATATTCCACCTTGA
- the LOC137818776 gene encoding uncharacterized protein — MPCLYISTNINLDGINIDPIFSQATTAVSTIIGKPEKFVMVILKGSVPISFEGNKEPAAYAEIVSMGGINSEVKKNLIYSIGTILQTNLSIPRTRFFLKVFDTTVFRTKSKM; from the exons ATGCCTTGCCTTTACATCTCCACCAACATTAACTTAGATGGAATCAACATCGATCCAATCTTTTCTCAAGCCACTACTGCTGTTTCCACTATTATCGGCAAACCAGAGAAG TTTGTGATGGTGATATTGAAGGGGTCAGTGCCAATATCTTTTGAGGGCAATAAAGAACCAGCTGCATATGCTGAGATAGTTTCAATGGGAGGTATAAATtcagaagtgaagaaaaatctGATTTACAGCATTGGCACAATATTGCAGACCAACCTATCTATACCAAGAACACGTTTTTTTCTCAAAGTCTTTGACACAACAGTATTTCGCACTAAATCTAAAATGTAA